One genomic window of Streptomyces sp. NBC_01276 includes the following:
- a CDS encoding amino acid adenylation domain-containing protein gives MSSTASERSSAHGPAAVRLPLSAAQRDIWTAHALDATGSRYNIGEYRELVGPLDADLLARAWYQLAREADVLRVRGTGSDEDGGLWQLLHPDPGERRLRVVDLDAEPDPVEAGRAWMAAELARPFDLADGWLTRHVLLRAGRTDGGEQRWFYFHAFHHLVVDGMGVALLDQRLVELYERGSAGEPWGPSPFGPLEELLAEDGAYRASAEGAADRAHWAGHLAGLPQTPRLGEGRTGPAAPGALPFVRRTVVLPAGRAERLREVARAHRTPWTMLVIALVAAYVHRVSGSPELVLGLPVTGRRTDLARRTPGMMSNVVPLRVAVPADGTTGELLAAVVAEARRGLKHQRTRYEDMCRDLGLGEAERRITAPLVNIMAFTPGMRFCGLPTLQHNLGNGPVEDLAVGVYDLGPEDGLRIDFDASPEVCDIAAVAAHQDRFVRFVESVLSEDEQSLSRIELLGAVERRQVLEEWTGIRADTGEATLVERFEEQVRLRPTARALVFGDRELSYAELDSRANRLAHHLAARGLGRGDLAGILLDRGPDFAVALLAVLKTGAGYALLDPEFPDERLIGTARDASLTTLVTDTRHHARLTPTGGAPWATVRVDTEADSIAARPATPLGTPLTWDDVACVMFTSGSTGRPKGILSSHRNLVSTLTAQTYATFGPGETFLQCSPVSWDAFSLEFWGALLHGGTTVLQPGQRPEPALIAELSRRHGVSMLQLSSSLFNYLTDEHPETFTTTRIVYTGGEPASPTHVHRLHGLRPHLTITNGYGPAESMGFTTTHTIAPTSEVRGPLSIGRPLTNKHAYVLDARLRPSPPGTTGELYLSGDGLAHGYLAQPTTTATHFIPNPYGPPGSRLYRTGDQAHWDTHGNLHYTGRTDTQIKIRGFRIEPTEIETTLTTHPHITQATLLHSARQLTAYVTTAPGAPAPAPEALRAWLRERLPEHMVPARFAVLDRLPLTPNGKIDKAALPAVEPTPATGGRQPLTETEELVRTLVSEVLGSPVPLSMDDGFFDHGGHSLLAARLTNRIASTLGVTLTLRDVFQHPTPAALTRRIDEVGDRPALPPLRRAAERPERLPLSFAQQRLWLVAGLGGPGATAYNVPMAVRLEGEPDVPALCAAFEDLAARHEPLRTRFATADGDPYQIVDPVPAHAFELRRVTPVDLDGELLAAARHSFDLTAEHPLRVTLLRSGEGAYTLLVLLHHIATDGQSLRPLFEDLSHAYAARLAGSAPDWAPLPADYADFALWQRTVLAGGPLEALLAHWRTALAALPEELGLLPDRPRPPVAGQRGGAVRVDFGTDLYERVVELARAERCTPFMVVQAALAATLTRLGAGTDVPLGSPVAGRPDEALSGLVGFFVNTLVLRTDTSGNPAFRELLARVRTADLDAFAHQEAPFDLVLEALNPARSLARHPLFQVCLALESGPGISPVLPGVRAGEAQPLATGAVKFDLEFLLRADGASGLTGAVLYSSDLYERATVERMTGMLRRTLEQVAREPGVRLSELELLDGAGRRQVLEEWTGGRTDTAPATLVERFEEQVRLRPGGRAVVFGGQELTYRELDSRANRLAHHLAARGLGRGDLAGILLDRGPDFAVALLAVLKTGAGYALLDPEFPDERLIGTARDASLTTLVTDTRHHARLPEGPWRSTLVDAGREEIAGCSEDPLGTPLTWDDVACVMFTSGSTGRPKGILSSHRNLVSTLTAQTYAAFGPGETFLQCSPVSWDAFSLEFWGALLHGGTTVLQPGQRPEPALISALAQQHRVTMLQLSSSLFNYLTDEHPETFTTTRIVYTGGEPASPTHVERLHRLHPRVTITNGYGPAESMGFTTTHTTDPDAPATGPLPIGRPLANKHAYVLDAHLRPTPPGTTGELYLSGDGLAHGYLAQPTTTATHFIPNPYGPPGSRLYRTGDQAHWDTLGNLHYTGRTDTQIKIRGFRIEPTEIETTLTTHPHITQATLATHPDHHRTPQLTAYLVTTDEGLSPQDVRLWLRTLLPDHMVPAFVVLLDRLPLTPNGKIDKSALPAPQAVTTAGGRAPRTPLEEKVRTWFGEALATPSPLSIDDNFFDQGGHSLLAARLTNRIGTALGVTLTLRDVFQHPTPVTLAQHIETRLLSAGAPAPRRARPALRRRTPEQERSSS, from the coding sequence ATGTCTTCGACCGCGTCCGAACGGAGCAGCGCGCACGGGCCCGCCGCTGTGCGGCTGCCCCTCTCGGCGGCGCAGCGCGACATCTGGACGGCCCACGCCCTGGACGCCACCGGCAGCCGCTACAACATCGGCGAGTACCGCGAACTCGTGGGCCCGCTGGACGCGGACCTGCTGGCCCGTGCCTGGTACCAGCTGGCCCGCGAGGCCGACGTGCTGCGCGTCCGGGGCACCGGCTCCGACGAGGACGGCGGCCTGTGGCAGCTGCTCCACCCCGACCCGGGCGAGCGGCGGCTGCGCGTCGTGGACCTGGACGCGGAGCCGGATCCGGTGGAGGCCGGCCGGGCGTGGATGGCGGCGGAGCTGGCGCGGCCGTTCGACCTGGCGGACGGCTGGCTGACCCGGCACGTGCTCCTGAGGGCGGGCCGGACGGACGGCGGCGAACAGCGCTGGTTCTACTTCCACGCCTTCCACCACCTGGTCGTCGACGGCATGGGCGTCGCCCTCCTCGACCAGCGCCTGGTCGAGCTGTACGAGCGGGGGTCCGCCGGGGAGCCCTGGGGGCCGAGCCCCTTCGGTCCGCTGGAGGAACTGCTGGCCGAGGACGGCGCCTACCGGGCCTCGGCCGAGGGGGCCGCGGACCGCGCCCACTGGGCGGGGCACCTGGCGGGGCTGCCGCAGACCCCGCGTCTGGGCGAGGGCCGGACCGGCCCCGCGGCGCCGGGCGCGCTGCCCTTCGTACGGCGGACCGTGGTGCTGCCGGCGGGGCGGGCGGAGCGGCTCCGGGAGGTGGCGCGGGCGCACCGGACGCCCTGGACGATGCTGGTGATCGCGCTGGTCGCGGCGTACGTGCACCGGGTGAGCGGAAGTCCGGAGCTGGTGCTCGGGCTGCCGGTGACGGGCCGGCGCACCGACCTGGCCCGCCGTACGCCGGGGATGATGTCGAACGTGGTGCCGCTGCGGGTGGCGGTGCCGGCGGACGGGACGACGGGCGAGCTGCTGGCGGCGGTGGTCGCGGAGGCGCGCCGGGGGCTGAAGCACCAGCGCACCCGCTACGAGGACATGTGCCGCGATCTGGGGCTGGGCGAGGCGGAACGGCGGATCACCGCCCCCCTGGTCAACATCATGGCGTTCACCCCGGGCATGCGCTTCTGCGGGCTGCCGACCCTCCAGCACAACCTGGGCAACGGACCCGTGGAGGACCTGGCGGTCGGCGTGTACGACCTGGGGCCCGAGGACGGGCTGCGGATCGACTTCGACGCATCGCCGGAGGTGTGCGACATCGCCGCGGTGGCGGCGCACCAGGACCGCTTCGTGCGGTTCGTGGAGTCGGTCCTGTCGGAGGACGAACAGTCCTTGTCACGGATCGAGTTGCTGGGCGCAGTGGAGCGGCGTCAGGTGCTGGAGGAGTGGACGGGCATCCGCGCCGACACCGGGGAGGCCACCCTCGTCGAACGGTTCGAGGAGCAGGTCCGGCTGCGCCCCACGGCCCGCGCCCTCGTCTTCGGCGACCGGGAGCTCTCGTACGCCGAACTCGACTCCCGCGCCAACCGGCTCGCGCACCACCTCGCCGCCCGGGGCCTGGGCCGCGGCGACCTCGCCGGCATCCTCCTCGACCGCGGCCCCGACTTCGCCGTCGCCCTCCTCGCCGTCCTCAAGACCGGCGCCGGATACGCCCTCCTGGACCCCGAGTTCCCCGACGAACGCCTCATCGGCACCGCCCGGGACGCCTCCCTCACCACCCTGGTCACCGACACCCGCCACCACGCCCGGCTGACCCCCACCGGCGGAGCCCCCTGGGCGACGGTCCGCGTGGACACGGAGGCCGACTCCATCGCCGCACGACCGGCCACCCCTCTCGGAACACCGCTGACCTGGGACGACGTCGCCTGCGTGATGTTCACCTCCGGGTCCACCGGACGGCCCAAGGGCATCCTGTCCTCCCACCGCAACCTGGTCTCCACCCTCACCGCCCAGACCTACGCCACCTTCGGCCCCGGCGAGACCTTCCTCCAGTGCTCCCCCGTCTCCTGGGACGCCTTCAGCCTCGAATTCTGGGGCGCCCTCCTCCACGGCGGCACCACCGTCCTCCAGCCCGGACAACGCCCCGAACCGGCCCTGATCGCGGAGCTGTCGCGGCGGCACGGCGTGAGCATGCTGCAGCTGTCCTCCAGCCTGTTCAACTACCTCACCGACGAACACCCCGAGACCTTCACCACCACCCGCATCGTCTACACCGGCGGCGAACCCGCGTCGCCCACCCACGTCCACCGTCTCCACGGGCTCCGGCCGCACCTCACCATCACCAACGGGTACGGGCCGGCCGAGTCCATGGGCTTCACCACCACCCACACCATCGCGCCGACCTCCGAGGTCCGGGGTCCCCTCTCCATCGGCCGGCCCCTGACCAACAAGCACGCCTACGTCCTGGACGCGCGGCTGCGGCCCTCCCCTCCCGGCACGACGGGCGAGCTGTACCTCTCCGGCGACGGACTCGCCCACGGCTACCTCGCCCAGCCCACCACCACCGCCACCCACTTCATCCCCAACCCCTACGGACCCCCCGGCAGCCGCCTCTACCGCACCGGCGACCAAGCCCACTGGGACACCCACGGCAACCTCCACTACACCGGCCGCACCGACACCCAGATCAAGATCCGCGGCTTCCGCATCGAACCCACCGAAATCGAAACCACCCTCACCACCCACCCCCACATCACCCAAGCCACCCTGCTCCACTCCGCCCGGCAGCTGACGGCCTACGTGACCACGGCCCCCGGGGCCCCGGCCCCGGCCCCCGAAGCGCTGCGCGCCTGGCTGCGCGAGCGGCTGCCGGAGCACATGGTCCCCGCCCGGTTCGCGGTCCTGGACCGGCTGCCGCTCACCCCCAACGGGAAGATCGACAAGGCCGCGCTCCCGGCGGTCGAGCCGACGCCCGCCACCGGTGGCCGCCAGCCGCTCACCGAGACGGAGGAGCTCGTACGGACCCTCGTGAGCGAGGTGCTCGGCAGCCCGGTGCCCCTGTCCATGGACGACGGGTTCTTCGACCACGGCGGCCACTCCCTCCTCGCCGCCCGCCTGACGAACCGCATCGCCTCCACCCTCGGCGTCACCCTCACCCTGCGCGACGTCTTCCAGCACCCCACCCCCGCCGCCCTGACCCGCCGGATCGACGAGGTCGGCGACCGGCCCGCCCTGCCGCCCCTGCGGCGTGCCGCGGAACGTCCCGAGCGGCTGCCGCTGTCCTTCGCCCAGCAGCGGCTGTGGCTGGTCGCGGGACTCGGCGGCCCGGGGGCGACCGCGTACAACGTGCCGATGGCGGTCCGGCTGGAGGGCGAGCCGGACGTGCCCGCGCTGTGCGCCGCCTTCGAGGACCTGGCCGCCCGCCACGAGCCGCTGCGGACCCGGTTCGCCACCGCGGACGGGGACCCGTACCAGATCGTCGACCCGGTCCCGGCGCACGCGTTCGAGCTGCGCCGCGTCACCCCCGTCGATCTGGACGGCGAACTGCTCGCCGCCGCCCGCCACTCCTTCGACCTGACCGCCGAACACCCCTTGCGGGTCACCCTGTTGCGCTCCGGGGAGGGTGCGTACACGCTCCTGGTCCTGCTGCACCACATCGCCACCGACGGGCAGTCGCTGCGCCCGCTGTTCGAGGACCTGTCCCACGCCTACGCGGCCCGGCTGGCGGGATCGGCACCCGACTGGGCCCCCCTGCCGGCCGACTACGCCGACTTCGCGCTCTGGCAGCGCACCGTCCTCGCCGGCGGCCCGCTGGAGGCCCTGCTGGCCCACTGGAGGACGGCGCTGGCCGCGCTCCCCGAGGAGCTGGGGCTGCTCCCCGACCGGCCGCGTCCGCCGGTCGCCGGGCAGCGCGGCGGGGCGGTCCGGGTGGACTTCGGGACGGACCTGTACGAACGTGTGGTGGAGCTGGCGCGGGCCGAGCGGTGCACCCCCTTCATGGTGGTGCAGGCCGCGCTCGCGGCGACACTGACCCGGCTGGGCGCGGGCACCGACGTCCCGCTCGGCTCACCGGTCGCCGGTCGGCCCGACGAGGCCCTGTCGGGGCTCGTGGGCTTCTTCGTGAACACCCTGGTGCTGCGTACCGACACCTCGGGAAACCCGGCCTTCCGGGAGCTGCTGGCCCGGGTGCGCACCGCCGATCTGGACGCCTTCGCCCATCAGGAGGCCCCGTTCGACCTGGTACTGGAGGCCTTGAACCCGGCCCGCTCCCTGGCCCGGCATCCGCTGTTCCAGGTGTGCCTGGCACTGGAGTCGGGTCCCGGCATCTCGCCCGTGCTGCCCGGGGTGCGGGCCGGGGAGGCGCAGCCGCTGGCCACCGGAGCCGTCAAGTTCGATCTGGAGTTCCTGCTGCGCGCCGACGGGGCGTCCGGCCTGACGGGGGCGGTGCTCTACAGCTCCGACCTGTACGAGCGGGCCACCGTGGAGCGGATGACCGGCATGCTGCGGCGGACGCTGGAGCAGGTGGCGCGCGAACCGGGGGTCCGGCTCTCGGAGCTGGAGCTGCTGGACGGGGCCGGCCGCCGGCAGGTGCTGGAGGAGTGGACGGGGGGCCGTACCGACACCGCCCCGGCCACCCTCGTCGAACGGTTCGAGGAGCAGGTCCGGCTGCGGCCCGGGGGCCGGGCGGTGGTCTTCGGCGGCCAGGAGCTCACCTACCGGGAGCTGGACTCCCGCGCCAACCGTCTGGCCCACCACCTCGCCGCCCGGGGCCTGGGCCGCGGCGACCTCGCCGGCATCCTCCTCGACCGCGGCCCCGACTTCGCCGTCGCCCTCCTCGCCGTCCTCAAGACCGGCGCCGGATACGCCCTCCTGGACCCCGAGTTCCCCGACGAACGCCTCATCGGCACCGCCCGGGACGCCTCCCTCACCACCCTGGTCACCGACACCCGCCACCACGCCCGGCTGCCGGAAGGACCGTGGCGCAGCACCCTGGTCGACGCCGGGCGCGAGGAGATCGCGGGCTGCTCCGAGGACCCTCTCGGAACACCTCTGACCTGGGACGACGTCGCCTGCGTGATGTTCACCTCCGGGTCCACCGGACGGCCCAAGGGCATCCTGTCCTCCCACCGCAACCTGGTCTCCACCCTCACCGCCCAGACCTACGCCGCCTTCGGCCCCGGCGAGACCTTCCTCCAGTGCTCCCCCGTCTCCTGGGACGCCTTCAGCCTCGAATTCTGGGGCGCCCTCCTCCACGGCGGCACCACCGTCCTCCAGCCCGGACAACGCCCCGAACCGGCCCTGATCTCCGCACTGGCCCAGCAGCACCGGGTGACGATGCTGCAGCTGTCCTCCAGCCTCTTCAACTACCTCACCGACGAACACCCCGAGACCTTCACCACCACCCGCATCGTCTACACCGGCGGCGAACCCGCATCACCGACGCACGTGGAACGGCTGCACCGGCTGCACCCCCGGGTCACGATCACCAACGGGTACGGGCCGGCCGAGTCCATGGGCTTCACCACCACCCACACCACCGATCCCGACGCCCCCGCCACCGGCCCGCTCCCCATCGGCCGCCCCCTCGCCAACAAGCACGCCTACGTCCTCGACGCCCACCTCCGCCCCACACCGCCCGGCACGACGGGCGAGCTGTACCTCTCAGGCGACGGACTCGCCCACGGCTACCTCGCCCAGCCCACCACCACCGCCACCCACTTCATCCCCAACCCCTACGGACCCCCCGGCAGCCGCCTCTACCGCACCGGCGACCAAGCCCACTGGGACACCCTCGGCAACCTCCACTACACCGGCCGCACCGACACCCAGATCAAGATCCGCGGCTTCCGCATCGAACCCACCGAAATCGAAACCACCCTCACCACCCACCCCCACATCACCCAAGCCACCCTCGCCACGCACCCGGACCACCACCGCACGCCCCAGCTGACCGCCTACCTGGTCACCACCGACGAGGGCCTCTCCCCCCAGGACGTACGCCTCTGGTTGCGCACGCTCCTGCCCGACCACATGGTCC